The Hordeum vulgare subsp. vulgare chromosome 4H, MorexV3_pseudomolecules_assembly, whole genome shotgun sequence genomic interval GGCATTAGATATGCATCCATGGTGACCGCGCGTTGGGATCCACTGGCATCCGTGCTATACCCCGTCGGCGGGAGCCAAGACCACGTAGGTACTCatatacctggccaaacgggccggcccgcCAGCCCGCCACGCCGGCATGGCACGGGCCCGGCCCGGCACGATTTAAACGGGTCATGCCAGGCACGCGGCACGCCTCGGGCCGTGCCTGGGCCTGAGGGCtgggcacgcgggccggcacgACACGGCACGtataattttttttatatatatagaaTAAAAAAACCTAATATAGGCCAAAATCGGCCCAAAACACAGCCCAATATATTAAAATAGGCCCAATAAACAGCCTAACGGGCTAAAATCAGCCCAATAATagcctaaaaataaaaaaaactaatAGGCTAGCGGGCCTGGCGTGCCTACGGGCCGGCCCGTATAGCCTTCGTGTCGTGCCTGGGCCGGGAGGCTGCGCCGGTGggccggcacggcacggcccgGCTAATAATCGGGCCCAGGCGTGGCGTGCCGTGCCTGGCACGATTATGGTGGGCTGGGCCGTGCCGTgccgggccggcccgtttggccaggtctgGGTACTCATAGGTCATGGCCACGAACTATGGGGCAAACAATACTTCTTGAGGGTTGGAAGCAACGAGCCAGGGGACATTGCCCTGCATGTGGTGAGCATGTGGGTTTCCCCTTTTTCTACGAGCGCTATGAGGAAGAAAACGGCACGGGGAGAGAGAGAACCAAATCTAACGGCTCCACATGCCTAAATCGGTCGACTGGGTCCGACCGACCGAAATTTGGGCCGGTCGTCCGGCGCCGAGCACCGACCTTGTTTGATTGGATGCAAATTAGAAGATCAGACCCACCCAATCGAATTCGGGTGGGTTGAATAGTTTAGTTAGGCTAGCCATATTGAAAGTAACATATGTTGTAACATACATCCTCGTGCGATGTTAATAATGGTCCTCATTCATTACAAGCTTGTGCCAAAAGTCTATAGAAAAATGTCCTAGAACCATTTTAGCAATGTGGGCCTATCAaggaaggatacaaaatcattggTTCAAACACATACACAAGTATTACTAAAAAACATACACAAATAAAACCTTCCTAGTAGCATATTTAATTGGTTTAGAGTTAGAGCTAGGTCATCGTCTACGGAGCTTAGATATTTGCATTTTTTGTGTACCAGTGTTATTGCACATTCTTAGCAAGTTGTTAGGCCCGTGAATGGCATGTTCTGAAACTCGGATACCAGGCCAAACTTTCAAGTCTAATCTCCTTGACATGGTTTGATGTAATCTATTTTACTTATGATTTTGATTTTCCATTAATCCTTAATTTAGAACAAATGAGGTGTATATTTTTTGGCTACCCATATGGTGTCGATAATTCATGAGGAAGAGAACTACACTGAAGGTACTCCGTCCGTTCCATTGAAGTTCTAAGTTTGTGTCAAGTCAAACCTCCTCAAGTTTATCAATATCTACAACATCAACCATATGACTTATTTGATGTTGTATATGTTAGTACATCTTTCTATAGACTTGGTCAAACTAAAATATGTATGACTTAGGACAAACCTAAAACTTCAAATATTTTAGAAATAAGGGAGTAATTGCTAATAGTTTTTTCCTTCTGGAAAAACTACACTATGTACCTCAGATACAACACATATATACCTTGTTCCCAAAATCCTAATGTTAATACCACACATGGTTTTTCCAACTACTTCCATTGTTAActaatataagatgtttttgaTATTGTAGTATAGACTACGTACAGACTCAAATGActgaacaaacacactaaaacaCTTGTATATACATCTGATTCAGAAAAAGAAAGTtactgaacggagggagtaactttTAGGTTTATAGGCTTAAAGGCAACTTCAGGGATAGGCACCATCACCATTGTACTCCATGTGTAAAAAGCACTCCCTCCATAAATAAATATACGGGTTTAGATCATTAAAGTCGAAGGGAGTAGTGATCTAAAGATTCTTATACTAGTTTACGTAGGTAGTAAGGGCCAACTCCAACACAGGCTCCCAAATCGCCCGGGTCTATCCGTTTTGGCCCAAACGGGCAGATGACACGACCCATCGTACGGGGGAAAACGGATATTTGTCTGTTTTCTGTCCGGTTtggaccaacaaatttgggttgtgtTTGCACCGAAATGGACAGCACAAGGACGGGTGGGACGCGCGCCCTTGTCCTCTCCTGGCCCGCCCGTCAATGACACAGACGGCCCTTTTCCATTCTAGTGCTCTTCCCTCCCCCCTCGCCATCATTGCAGCCGCCGCCCGCACCCATTTTCTCCAGTCGCATTCCTTGTGTTCTTGCTAGGCCGCCCAAACCACCACCAACCGATGGCATAGACTACCCACTCAAAACATTTCGGAGGAGTTCTTGCCGGTGTTCGTGGCTCTTCCGGCGCAGAGAGAATCTACGACCGCCGACTACACCCGTCGACCTCTACATAGCCGCACGACACTGCCCCCAAACGCCAACCTTGTCTGTTGCCTATGAGGGGGAGCTCGAGGTGCTCTTATGGTCCACGTATCCATCACAACCACAAGGTGTTCGACACTTTGCTCACAGGGTACCATGGATAGTGCGGATGAGTATTTTTTTTCCACAACATCATTTGTTCATGGGATGAATCGTCCTTGGATGACGAAGACATTGTGGTGGTTGTGTTGGTCATCAACGACATATTTCTAGGCAGCGGCCTCGGTTTAGGGGATTAGTCCTGGGTCATGCTCCAGCCTTGAATCGCAATAGGGAGAGCGGCCACACCATGCTCTATGTCGATTACTTTGAGAATGGCCCGCTCTACAAACCACATCATTTTCGCCGTCGATTCCATATGGCGAGAGATGCGTTCAATCGTATTAGGGAGGGACTGGTACCATATGACCCACACTTTGAGTGCAAACTGGGTGTCCTTGGCAAGCTTGGGTTCTCCTCTTATCAGTAATGCACTACAGCTATCTGCATGCTTGCGTATGGAATTCCAGGCGATCACGTGGATGAGTATGGGCGTATGAGTGAGTCCACGTTCCTACAATCTATGCACAATTCCTGCACGGCTATGGTGGCAGTGTTTGGTCCTGAGTACCTGAGAGAGCCAACTGTCGCTCATACACATACATTGTTGTCGACCAATGCCTAGAGGGGCTTTCCACGCATGATTGGTAGTTTATATTGTATGTACCTGAAGTGGAAGAATTGTTCATTTGCTTGGCACGGGCAGTACAAGGGGCATGTGAAAGGTGCCACCGTCATACTAGAAGCGATGGCTTCACAAGATCTGTGAATATGTCATTCTTTCTTCGGCATGGCTGGttcacacaatgatatcaacatGCTTCAGCATTCTCCTTGCAGAAGGCCACTCTTTAGAGGTCAACTTTGAGATCAATGGCAACCATTACAACAAAGGATACTACTGTATCTATCCTCGGCGGTCAACTCTTGGGAAAACAATATCCAATCCGCAAGGAGAGAAGAGACACTAATTTTTCCAAAATGCAAGAGAGTGCTACGAAGGATGTGGAGCGTGCTTTTGATGTGCTTCAATCACGGTGGAGGATCGTTTGAAACCCTGCACTCACATGGAGCGTTGAGAAGCCTTGGGAgatgatgactgcttgtgtgatcatgcacaacatgatcgtggAGGATAAGTGTGCAGACAACATCTACGACTAGGGATTTGATTTTCACAGTGAAAATGTTGAGCGAGAGCACCAAGAACCGGCAACATTTGAATAGTTTACCCATTTTCATCATGAAATGCATGATTGGCATACTCATATCCAGCTCCAGGATGACTTGGTTAAGCACATGTGGACTCACATTGACAACCAGTAAATGTATCAATTCATTTAAGTTTCATCTATTCAAGACAATTTCAATTAGATTGTAAAACTACTCCTTCCGGTCCTTTTTACTCTGCATATTAGATTTCGGTCaagtcaaactttgtaaagtttgaccaaatttatattaaaaaatatcaatatctacaataccaaatatatacattatgaaactacatttcataaagaatctaacaatattgatttggcatggtgaatgttgatgattttttctataagtttggtcaaagtGAAGATACTTTGACTTCAGACAAaacttatatgcagactaaaaaggaccggagggagtatttgatagtgttcttacttgaacatggAACTATTTTTGTTTGTAAAACTATTTAATTTAGTTTTTATTTGAACATTGAACTATTTGGTTTGTAAAACTATTTGCAATGTTTGATTTATAGTGATCAtaatcctaggcctttccctGACCGTGGCGGACAAGATGCGTCTGTGCGTTAGGCGCACGACCAGCACATCTAGAAAAATGGTTGGATGTCACCCCATTGTCATACCAAACAGGGACGAAATCATCTAGAAAAATGGTTGGATGTCACCCCATTGTCATACCAAACAGGGACGAAATATGAAGAAAACGGACATGAAATATGAAGAAAACGGACGTCCGTTTGGGGTCATACGTTGGAATTAGCCTAATTGTTTCAAACAGCACGTGTCTtctgaaaaatgaaaaaaatgcgtGTCCCTATCTCCAGGGCCCTTTCGTAAGCAAAGTAATCATAAGGAAAAAATGCTAAAGAGCACATCAAACTGACCACTGCAAACTGCGTACTTCTACAAAAACTTCAGGTGTTGGTTCGTCTCACACATATCTTACAAGTACAGAACGGGAACATCACAAGTCACACATCTTACAACAGCATGCTATTTCCAGGACCATGAGCATTGACCGAGCTTCCAATGGTTTCGCTAGCTAGCGAAGGAGTCCAGATAGTACACCACTACCATATCAACCTGATCAttcacaagatgcaacaaacacgcAGCATCAATTTACCATACAGACCCGTCTATTTCGCTACAATAAGCTCATCcagcttcttagagtctgcatccTGCGGTCGGAGCGCCAGTTCATCATCAGCGGCGCTAAAATGGTATTTCTCCCCAACAGCTCTCAGAAGCTGGTACACTTCAAACATTGTAGGTCTTTCCTTTGGAGCAGAAAGCACGCAGGAACAGGCGACCTTCAGAACTTGAAGCAGCTCGGCGTCACTGTTCTTTCCAATCAGGGACTTGTCCACCGCATCTTGAAGTATAGAGTTGTTTGATAGGTATGTTATCCAATCTACCAAACTCCCTTTGAAATTTTCTGGGGCCTTTGATACGCGTGTGGGCTCTTCACCAGTGACCAGTTCAAGTAAGACTACACCAAAACTATAGACATCCCCTTTTGGCGTGGCAACAAGGGTGTGCGTGTACTCAGGAGCTACATAACCCAAGTCGCCAAACTCGCCATTGACGAATGTGCTCAGGTGGGTGTCGATTGGATTCATAAGCCTTGCCAGCCCAAAATCCGAGATCTTCGGCTCATAGTCATCATCAAGTAGTATGCACTTGGAGCTAATATTGCGGTGAAGAATGCGGGGGTTGCAACTGTGATGAAGCCACGCCAATCCTCTACCAGCCCCGATGGCAATTTTTAGCCTCATTGGCCATTCCAGAGCCTCTCTATCACTGCCTTCATGGTGTAGTTGATCATACAGTGAACCCTTGGGCATGTACTTGTACACCAAGAGCCTCTCTTTCTTAGCAATGCAGTAACCTAATAGTGGAACTAAGTTTCGTTGCCTCGCGCTTCCCAATGTTGACATCTCGGACGTGAATTGGCTCTCTGAATGCTGAGTATCTTGCAACCTCTTGATAGCAAGGAATGAACCATCAGGAAGTGTAGCTTTGTACATAGTTCCAGAATGAACGGTTCCAATAATGTTTTCCTTGGTAAAATCACCTGTTGCCTTCATCAGATCATTCAATTTCATCTTTGAAACTGATATCTCAAACATTGATACCTGTAATGAGAATTTACAGAAACAGATGTGACAATGTAGCCAACCAAAAGTTTGTATGCCTAAGCTGATAAGTCATGTTTTCGATACGTCTGGTGCTTCAAATAAATGGCTGACAGCTATACTTCTAATTAAATATGATGCAGGTTATTCTTCAAGACAAAAGATATATGTATAAGAATATTCTGCTTTTGTATTTTGCAAAAACGTTAATCTGATTAGAATAAATACTGATAATTTGGTATCTCCAGTTCTGGATCttcacaagtgtgtgtgtgggggcGGGGGCATACCTTCACTCCTTTTGCTCCCTTGATAGACTTCGCCCACTTATTTTCTTCCACGTCCTTTTCCTTCTTTCTGGCAGGTATTTTCCGCAAGAAAATGAATAAAATCACACCAACAATGATTAAAGTGATGACTGCACCAGCAACAGCAGAACCAGCAATCACCCCTGTACGACTGCTTGAAGAGGCAGTGCAATCACCGCTCAGAGGTTTCCCACAGAGGTCTTGATTTGCGAAATTGGATGATGAGAATTTGCTCAAAGGTGATGGGATCTGGCCTGATAATTTATTGTTAGCAACATTAAACTCGGTTAAGCGAGAAAGACCAGCAAACTGCCCTGGGATTGCTCCAGTCAGCTTGTTATTTTGTAAACTGACAACA includes:
- the LOC123447825 gene encoding probably inactive leucine-rich repeat receptor-like protein kinase At5g48380: MALRYFYAALVQILLFLMLWRPCYGTVTDIQCLKRLKASVDPNNKLHWTFDDNKEGSICTFNGVECWHPNENRILSLRLGSMDLKGQFPDGLENCSSMTSLDLSSNSFSGPIPADISKRLPYITNLDLSYNSFSGEIPESLANCTYLNVVSLQNNKLTGAIPGQFAGLSRLTEFNVANNKLSGQIPSPLSKFSSSNFANQDLCGKPLSGDCTASSSSRTGVIAGSAVAGAVITLIIVGVILFIFLRKIPARKKEKDVEENKWAKSIKGAKGVKVSMFEISVSKMKLNDLMKATGDFTKENIIGTVHSGTMYKATLPDGSFLAIKRLQDTQHSESQFTSEMSTLGSARQRNLVPLLGYCIAKKERLLVYKYMPKGSLYDQLHHEGSDREALEWPMRLKIAIGAGRGLAWLHHSCNPRILHRNISSKCILLDDDYEPKISDFGLARLMNPIDTHLSTFVNGEFGDLGYVAPEYTHTLVATPKGDVYSFGVVLLELVTGEEPTRVSKAPENFKGSLVDWITYLSNNSILQDAVDKSLIGKNSDAELLQVLKVACSCVLSAPKERPTMFEVYQLLRAVGEKYHFSAADDELALRPQDADSKKLDELIVAK